One window of Oreochromis niloticus isolate F11D_XX linkage group LG23, O_niloticus_UMD_NMBU, whole genome shotgun sequence genomic DNA carries:
- the elovl8b gene encoding ELOVL fatty acid elongase 8b translates to MDSAWQSVLSVHQRIVDNGDKRTDPWLLVYSPVPVTLIFLLYLFIIWAGPRLMKHREPFELKVVLIVYNFTMVGLSVYMCHEFLVTSWLLNYSLLCQPVDYSTSPLAMRMARVCWWFFFSKVIELSDTLLIILRKKNNQLTFLHVYHHSTMIFNWWSGVKYVAGGQSFFVGLINTFVHVIMYSYYGLAALGPHMQKYLWWKRYLTSLQLVQFLLILVHTAYNLFADCNYPDAMNAVVVGYCITLIILFSNFYYQSYLRKTKKHK, encoded by the exons ATGGATTCCGCGTGGCAAAGTGTCCTGTCTGTACACCAGAGGATAGTCGACAATGGAG ACAAGAGAACGGACCCCTGGCTGTTGGTCTACTCCCCAGTCCCGGTGACGCTCATCTTCCTGCTTTATCTGTTTATAATCTGGGCCGGCCCTCGTCTGATGAAGCACAGAGAACCCTTTGAGCTCAAAGTGGTCCTCATTGTTTACAACTTCACCATGGTTGGCCTGTCTGTGTATATGTGCCATGAG TTCCTGGTTACATCCTGGCTCCTTAACTACAGCTTGCTGTGTCAGCCTGTAGATTACAGCACCAGTCCGCTGGCAATGAGG ATGGCCAGAGTGTGCTGGTGGTTTTTCTTCTCTAAGGTCATAGAGCTCAGTGACACG CTCCTAATCATCCTGCGGAAGAAGAACAATCAGCTGACGTTCCTTCATGTTTACCATCACAGTACTATGATCTTCAACTGGTGGTCGGGAGTAAAGTATGTGGCAGGCGGACAGT CGTTCTTCGTCGGCCTGATCAACACCTTTGTCCACGTGATAATGTACTCTTACTATGGCCTGGCTGCACTCGGTCCTCACATGCAGAAATACCTGTGGTGGAAACGGTACCTGACATCTCTGCAGCTG GTGCAATTTCTCCTGATCCTCGTGCACACAGCGTACAACCTGTTCGCAGATTGCAACTACCCTGATGCCATGAACGCTGTGGTGGTTGGTTACTGCATCACCCTCATCATCCTCTTCAGTAACTTTTATTATCAGAGCTACCTCAGGAAGACGAAGAAGCACAAATGA